From the genome of Ziziphus jujuba cultivar Dongzao chromosome 6, ASM3175591v1, one region includes:
- the LOC107431559 gene encoding lysine-specific demethylase JMJ13, with the protein MVEGRVCLSKEVKNGLEILKRKRLQRMKSETVTGPISISNMMARSGGDALRSSASCGIRLHGNADSFPRSNGALNDKDVFSKRKVDKFDTSDLEWTEKIPECPVYCPTREEFEDPLTYLQKIAPDASKYGIIKIVSPLTASVPAGVVLMKEKAGFKFTTRVQPLRLAEWDTDDKVTFFMSGRNYTFRDFEKMANKVFARRYCSTGCLPATYLEKEFWHEIACGKTETVEYACDVDGSAFSSSPTDQLGNSKWNLKRLSRLPKSVLRLLETAIPGVTDPMLYIGMLFSMFAWHVEDHYLYSINYHHCGASKTWYGIPGHAALQFEKVVREHVYTRDILSTDGEDGAFDVLLGKTTLFPPNVLLDHDVPVYKAVQKPGEFIITFPRAYHAGFSHGFNCGEAVNFAIGDWFPMGAVASRRYALLNRMPLLPHEELLCKEAMHLYTSTELEDSDYSPADSVSQRCIKTSFVKLMRFQHRARWFLVKSGMCTSISSYSYGTILCSLCKRDCYVAYIICSCYLHPVCLRHDVQSLDLSCGSNYAICLQEDISEMEVAATKFEKEAGILEGINRQARNGDDLYFYELSKLSKRVDEDGYSPYCEIKLELNCDFSGTTTRDQSQELEHLYCNVPTNRRRSLSPQVSETSTCVASTLCSLAEPLEGSTRADVKGSSNFSTRNVDSKRSSEELSRGTYESSLSSLSCDEYLGACPDNLPGSEDRPAAVEHDSDDSDSEIFRVKRRSSLKVDKRNLNDVTSSKHSDHQGFKRLKKQQPDGRCGYFVPSDCFRTDESNSRLTTANYKGAPESVSMDRVSRGSSIPISIKFKKLANEDVSRQREHLRKDRLQIEYGNSRREVVPPIEIGTKRLKVKGPSFLGSESRLD; encoded by the exons ATG GTGGAGGGAAGGGTTTGTTTGTCCAAAGAGGTGAAAAATGGATTAGAGATTCTGAAGCGTAAAAGGCTTCAGCGTATGAAATCTGAAACTGTTACAGGGCCTATAAGTATCAGTAATATGATGGCTCGTAGTGGAGGGGATGCTTTAAGATCTTCAGCATCCTGTGGTATTAGATTACATGGTAATGCAGATTCTTTTCCTCGGTCCAATGGTGCTTTAAATGATAAGGACGTTTTTTCAAAGCGCAAGGTGGATAAGTTTGACACTAGTGATCTGGAATGGACTGAGAAAATTCCTGAGTGCCCTGTGTATTGTCCAACAAGGGAAGAGTTTGAGGATCCCTTGACTTACTTGCAGAAGATAGCTCCAGATGCTTCGAAATATG GAATAATCAAGATTGTTTCCCCTTTAACTGCTTCTGTTCCAGCGGGGGTTGTGTTGATGAAGGAGAAAGCAGGATTCAAATTCACAACCAGAGTACAGCCTCTTCGTCTTGCTGAGTGGGACACTGATGACAAGGTTACCTTTTTCATGAGTGGAAG AAATTACACGTTCCGTGATTTTGAGAAAATGGCAAACAAGGTTTTTGCTCGTCGATATTGTAGTACTGGGTGTCTTCCTGCCACTTATTTGGAAAAAGAATTTTGGCATGAAATTGCTTGTGGAAAGACAGAAACTGTTGAATATGCATGTGATGTTGATGGCAGTGCTTTTTCATCTTCTCCCACTGATCAGCTTGGAAATAGCAAATGGAATTTGAAG aGACTTTCAAGGCTTCCCAAGTCTGTTCTGCGCCTTCTAGAAACAGCAATTCCG GGAGTAACTGATCCTATGCTCTACATAGGAATGCTATTTAGCATGTTTGCTTGGCATGTTGaggatcattatttatatag tATCAATTACCATCATTGTGGGGCATCAAAAACTTGGTATGGAATTCCAGGTCATGCTGCTTTGCAATTTGAAAAGGTTGTCAGGGAGCATGTGTATACACGCGATATCCTATCAACTGATGGGGAGGATGGTGCTTTTGATGTTTTACTGGGGAAAACAACTTTATTTCCTCCGAACGTTTTGTTGGATCATGATGTCCCCGTTTACAAAGCTGTGCAAAAGCCAGGAGAGTTTATAATTACCTTTCCTAGGGCATATCATGCTGGATTCAGTCATG GTTTCAACTGTGGCGAGGCAGTGAACTTTGCTATTGGTGATTGGTTTCCTATGGGTGCTGTTGCCAGTCGACGCTATGCTCTTCTTAACAGGATGCCTCTGCTTCCTCATGAAGAATTATTATGCAAAGAAGCAATGCATCTATATACGAGTACTGAACTTGAAGATTCTGATTATTCCCCTGCAGACTCGGTCTCTCAGCGTTGCATTAAAACCTCTTTTGTGAAATTGATGCGCTTCCAGCATCGTGCTCGCTGGTTTTTAGTGAAATCGGGGATGTGCACCAGTATTTCTTCGTACTCTTATGGAACTATACTTTGCAGCCTATGCAAACGCGATTGTTATGTGGCATATATTATCTGTAGCTGTTATTTGCATCCTGTTTGCTTACGTCATG ATGTTCAGTCTCTGGATTTATCATGTGGCAGCAATTATGCCATCTGCTTACAGGAGGATATTTCAGAAATGGAAGTTGCAGCCACAAAATTTGAGAAGGAAGCTGGAATATTGGAGGGGATTAATCGGCAGGCTAGAAATGGTGATGACTTGTATTTCTATGAGCTATCAAAGTTGTCTAAAAGAGTTGATGAAGATGGATACTCTCCTTACTGTGAGATAAAGTTAGAGTTGAATTGTGATTTTAGTGGTACAACCACTCGGGACCAATCGCAAGAGCTAGAGCATCTTTATTGTAATGTACCCACTAACAGAAGACGAAGTTTAAGTCCTCAAGTGTCAGAAACTTCTACTTGTGTAGCATCTACTCTTTGTTCTTTGGCGGAGCCTCTGGAGGGCTCAACTCGTGCTGAT GTAAAGGGAAGTTCTAACTTCAGTACAAGGAATGTTGATTCTAAAAGGTCATCTGAAGAATTGTCGCGCGGTACATATGAATCTTCTCTGTCCTCCCTGTCCTGTGATGAATACTTGGGTGCATGTCCAGACAATCTTCCTGGATCAGAGGATAGGCCTGCTGCTGTGGAACATGACAGTGATGATTCTGATTCGGAGATATTTAGGGTCAAGCGCCGTTCTTCACTAAAGGTGGACAAAAGAAACTTAAATGATGTCACGTCATCAAAGCATTCTGACCACCAG GGTTTTAAACGACTGAAGAAACAACAACCTGATGGAAGATGTGGATATTTTGTGCCATCGGATTGCTTCAGAACTGACGAATCAAATTCTAGATTAACCACCGCTAATTACAAAGGAGCTCCAGAGAGTGTCTCAATGGATAGGGTTTCCAGAGGTAGTAGCATTCCCATCTCTATTAAGTTCAAGAAGTTGGCCAATGAGGATGTGAGTAGACAGCGAGAACACCTGAGAAAAGATAGACTCCAGATTGAGTATGGCAACAGCAGGAGGGAAGTAGTACCCCCTATAGAGATTGGGACGAAGCGCCTTAAAGTCAAAGGCCCTTCTTTTCTAGGGTCGGAGAGCAGGTTAGAttga